A single genomic interval of Roseomonas aeriglobus harbors:
- the trpE gene encoding anthranilate synthase component I — protein MTTEGLDAARAALAAGRPALLWRRQVADTETPVAAALKLIEPGRGDFLLESVEGGSVRGRHSLIGLAPDLIFRARGNYAEVNAAWLTDRDAFVPAGNPTLDALRALVESCRMDVPDALPRAMPCLVGYFGYETIGLVERLPRAAPSPLDLPDMIFVRPTVLLVFDRLADTLFLVAPVWPGQSIEAAGARLDATAARLATAALPPPHRAAHVAIEPTPALAPGRYAEMVAAAKDYIVAGDIFQVVLAQRFSTPFTLPPIELYRSLRRVNPSPFLYHLDLPGFALTGSSPEILVRVRDGDVTIRPIAGTRPRGKTAAEDEANRTSLLADPKERAEHLMLLDLGRNDVGRVAQAGTVRVTDSYGIEFYSHVMHIVSNVVGRVREDADALDALFAGFPAGTVSGAPKVRACQIIAELEPEARGAYAGGVGYFSPDGSMDSCIVLRTAVVKDGVMHVQAGAGIVADSVPEYEQRECEAKAGALIAAAREAVARAGEAGFGQ, from the coding sequence ATGACGACCGAGGGGCTGGACGCGGCACGCGCTGCCTTGGCGGCCGGCCGCCCCGCGCTGCTGTGGCGGCGTCAGGTGGCGGATACGGAAACGCCGGTCGCCGCCGCACTGAAACTGATCGAGCCGGGGCGCGGCGACTTCCTGCTCGAATCGGTCGAGGGGGGATCGGTGCGCGGGCGGCACAGCCTGATCGGCCTCGCCCCCGATCTGATCTTTCGCGCGCGCGGGAATTACGCGGAGGTCAACGCGGCTTGGCTGACCGACCGCGATGCCTTTGTCCCGGCCGGCAACCCGACGCTCGACGCCCTGCGCGCGCTTGTCGAATCGTGCCGGATGGACGTGCCCGACGCATTGCCGCGGGCGATGCCGTGCCTGGTCGGCTATTTCGGCTATGAGACGATCGGTCTTGTCGAACGCCTGCCGCGCGCCGCGCCCAGCCCGCTCGACCTGCCGGACATGATCTTCGTACGGCCGACCGTGCTGCTGGTGTTCGACCGGCTGGCCGACACGCTGTTCCTCGTCGCGCCGGTGTGGCCGGGCCAGTCGATCGAGGCCGCGGGGGCGCGGCTGGATGCGACCGCCGCCCGCCTTGCCACCGCCGCCCTGCCCCCGCCGCACCGCGCAGCGCATGTCGCGATCGAGCCGACCCCCGCGCTCGCCCCCGGTCGCTACGCCGAGATGGTGGCGGCAGCGAAGGACTATATCGTCGCCGGCGACATCTTTCAGGTCGTGCTGGCTCAGCGTTTCTCGACGCCGTTCACGCTGCCGCCGATCGAACTTTATCGGTCACTGCGGCGGGTGAACCCCTCACCCTTCCTCTACCACCTCGACCTGCCCGGCTTCGCGCTGACGGGTTCGAGCCCCGAAATCCTGGTCCGTGTGCGCGACGGCGACGTCACCATTCGCCCGATTGCCGGCACCCGGCCGCGCGGCAAGACCGCAGCGGAGGACGAGGCGAACCGCACCTCGCTGCTCGCCGACCCCAAGGAACGCGCCGAGCACCTCATGCTGCTCGACCTCGGTCGCAACGACGTCGGCCGTGTCGCGCAGGCGGGTACGGTCCGCGTCACCGACAGCTACGGAATCGAATTCTACAGCCACGTCATGCACATCGTCTCGAACGTCGTCGGCCGCGTGCGTGAGGATGCCGATGCGCTCGACGCGCTGTTCGCCGGCTTTCCCGCCGGCACCGTCAGCGGCGCGCCGAAGGTCCGCGCGTGCCAGATCATCGCCGAGCTGGAGCCCGAAGCGCGTGGCGCCTATGCCGGCGGCGTCGGCTATTTCTCGCCCGACGGGTCGATGGACAGCTGCATCGTGCTGCGCACCGCGGTGGTGAAGGACGGCGTCATGCACGTTCAGGCCGGCGCCGGCATCGTCGCCGACAGCGTCCCCGAATATGAGCAGCGCGAATGCGAGGCCAAGGCCGGCGCCCTGATCGCCGCCGCGCGGGAGGCGGTGGCGCGGGCGGGTGAGGCCGGGTTCGGGCAGTAG
- a CDS encoding SurA N-terminal domain-containing protein, protein MLSFFRRITKSKLGIPITLGILAVIALAFAAGDINNVRNGGTSTGSAVTVGNAAIGEADLRQRVRTAYDNIRQQNPALTMEAFVAQGGFESIVERVVNDLALQKFAEKIGMAASKRAVDGEIAGIPAFQGFDGKFSQTAYENLLKQQGLTDKGIREDIERGMLSRQLLAPTAGASQVPAQLALPYASLLLERRQGTVAYIPVSAIDGGAAPTDAELQTYYTRQRARYTIPERRVVRYAVVKAADVAATAQPTAAEIAQAYNQNRARFAASEKRSLTQVVVADQAAANALAAKIKGGTVIAAAARAAGLEPSTIPAGDKAAITTATSAAIADAAFGAAQGAVLGPLRSPLGWHVVRVDSIQPVAGKSLAEATPELTAELGKVKAQEALAAIHDKLDDAIGGNATFDEVVADGKLAAQATKPLTAAGVDPTAPTAQPDPMLQRLAQAAFAAEPGDSPQLVPTDADGSFAVVGIGNVVAAAPPPLAQIKEQVARDFVIDRNLRAARALASAAVAKINGGTPLPAALQGTGVKLPPLQQLNATRAELARQGGQLPPPVALMFSMAAKRAKMLEAPNRGGYFVVYLDAIQPGNATGNAALIASTRQGLGGVSGRELSEQFAAAVRKAVDVKRNEAVLSRVRGDLAGTGAPAGN, encoded by the coding sequence ATGCTCAGCTTCTTCCGCCGCATCACCAAGTCAAAGCTCGGGATTCCGATCACACTCGGCATCCTCGCGGTGATCGCGCTGGCGTTTGCGGCGGGCGACATCAACAATGTTCGCAACGGCGGCACCAGCACGGGTTCGGCGGTAACGGTCGGCAACGCGGCAATCGGCGAGGCGGACCTGCGCCAGCGTGTGCGCACCGCTTACGACAATATCCGCCAACAAAATCCGGCCCTGACGATGGAGGCCTTCGTCGCGCAGGGTGGGTTCGAATCGATCGTCGAACGCGTCGTCAACGATCTGGCCCTTCAGAAATTCGCCGAAAAGATCGGCATGGCCGCCAGCAAGCGAGCGGTCGATGGCGAGATTGCGGGCATCCCGGCGTTCCAGGGCTTCGACGGCAAGTTCAGTCAGACGGCCTATGAAAACCTGCTCAAGCAGCAGGGCCTGACCGACAAGGGCATTCGCGAAGATATCGAACGCGGCATGTTGTCGCGCCAGCTGCTCGCCCCCACCGCCGGTGCGAGCCAGGTGCCGGCGCAGTTGGCACTGCCCTATGCCTCGCTGTTGCTCGAGCGTCGCCAGGGCACGGTCGCCTATATCCCGGTGTCGGCCATCGACGGTGGCGCGGCGCCGACGGACGCCGAACTGCAGACCTATTACACCCGCCAGCGAGCCCGCTACACCATCCCGGAACGTCGCGTCGTCCGCTACGCCGTCGTGAAGGCAGCCGATGTCGCAGCAACCGCGCAGCCGACCGCAGCCGAGATCGCGCAGGCGTATAACCAGAACCGCGCGCGGTTCGCGGCCAGCGAGAAGCGCTCGCTGACGCAGGTCGTCGTGGCCGATCAGGCCGCGGCCAACGCGCTTGCTGCCAAGATCAAGGGCGGCACCGTGATCGCCGCTGCGGCGCGTGCCGCCGGGTTGGAGCCGAGCACGATTCCGGCAGGAGACAAGGCCGCCATCACCACCGCGACCAGCGCCGCCATCGCCGACGCAGCGTTCGGCGCAGCGCAGGGGGCGGTGCTGGGCCCGTTGCGCTCACCGCTCGGCTGGCACGTCGTCCGTGTCGATTCGATCCAGCCGGTCGCGGGCAAGTCGCTCGCCGAAGCGACGCCCGAACTCACCGCCGAGCTCGGCAAGGTGAAGGCGCAAGAGGCGCTGGCTGCGATCCACGACAAGCTAGACGACGCGATCGGCGGCAATGCGACGTTCGATGAGGTCGTCGCGGACGGCAAGCTGGCCGCCCAGGCGACGAAGCCGCTGACCGCCGCCGGCGTCGATCCGACCGCGCCGACCGCGCAGCCCGACCCGATGCTCCAGCGTCTCGCACAGGCGGCCTTCGCAGCCGAGCCGGGCGATTCGCCGCAGCTCGTGCCCACCGATGCGGACGGCAGCTTCGCCGTTGTCGGTATCGGCAATGTCGTCGCCGCCGCACCGCCGCCGCTCGCCCAGATCAAGGAGCAAGTCGCGCGCGACTTCGTGATCGATCGCAACCTGCGTGCGGCCCGTGCCCTGGCATCGGCTGCGGTCGCCAAGATCAACGGCGGCACGCCGCTCCCCGCCGCGCTTCAGGGCACCGGCGTCAAGCTGCCGCCGCTCCAGCAGCTCAACGCCACCCGCGCCGAGCTTGCGCGCCAGGGCGGCCAACTGCCTCCGCCGGTCGCGCTGATGTTCTCGATGGCGGCCAAGCGCGCGAAGATGCTCGAGGCGCCGAACCGCGGCGGCTATTTCGTCGTCTATCTGGACGCCATCCAGCCCGGGAACGCGACCGGCAACGCCGCGCTGATCGCGTCGACCCGCCAGGGCCTGGGCGGGGTCAGCGGGCGCGAATTGAGCGAACAGTTCGCCGCTGCCGTGCGCAAGGCGGTCGACGTGAAGCGCAACGAAGCGGTGCTGTCGCGCGTCCGTGGCGACCTGGCCGGCACCGGCGCCCCCGCCGGCAACTGA
- a CDS encoding triose-phosphate isomerase: protein MTRRKLVAGNWKMNGDRSALAELDAIAVAAAAHPEVDVALAVPFTLIERAAERASGIAIGAQDVHAQDKGAHTGCVSAAQVKEAGASFVIVGHSERRGDQGETSHDAWAKAAAAHRHGLNVILCCGETEAERDAGRAERVVQAQVEKSLPDDADGSWLTLAYEPRWAIGTGRTPTLDEIAGIHAIARAKMRQMIGERADGVRILYGGSVTGENAATILNVENVDGALVGGASLTAAKFVPIIDAA from the coding sequence ATGACGCGGCGCAAGCTGGTGGCAGGGAATTGGAAGATGAACGGCGATCGTTCGGCGCTGGCTGAACTGGATGCGATCGCGGTGGCAGCGGCAGCGCACCCGGAAGTCGATGTCGCGCTGGCGGTGCCCTTCACCTTGATCGAGCGGGCGGCCGAACGGGCATCGGGTATTGCGATCGGCGCGCAGGACGTTCACGCGCAGGACAAGGGCGCCCACACCGGCTGCGTATCGGCGGCGCAGGTCAAGGAAGCGGGGGCGAGCTTCGTCATCGTCGGCCACAGCGAGCGTCGCGGCGATCAGGGCGAGACGAGCCACGACGCCTGGGCGAAGGCCGCCGCGGCGCACCGCCACGGCCTGAACGTCATTCTGTGCTGCGGCGAGACCGAGGCCGAACGCGACGCCGGCCGCGCCGAGCGCGTGGTCCAGGCGCAGGTCGAAAAGTCGCTGCCCGACGACGCCGATGGATCGTGGCTGACGCTCGCCTACGAACCGCGCTGGGCGATCGGCACGGGCCGCACGCCGACGCTGGACGAGATCGCCGGCATCCATGCGATCGCCCGGGCGAAGATGCGGCAGATGATCGGCGAAAGGGCCGACGGCGTGCGCATCCTGTACGGGGGTTCGGTGACGGGCGAGAATGCCGCGACGATCCTCAACGTGGAGAATGTCGACGGCGCGCTGGTCGGTGGGGCAAGCCTGACCGCCGCGAAGTTCGTGCCGATTATCGACGCTGCGTGA
- a CDS encoding DUF3072 domain-containing protein: MTDNPKDHPTGNAEKDPDDWTTGDEPMTGAQASYLKTLSEEAGAEFDDTLTKADASKRIDALQAETGRGA, translated from the coding sequence ATGACCGACAACCCAAAGGACCACCCGACAGGAAACGCCGAGAAGGACCCCGACGACTGGACCACCGGCGACGAGCCGATGACCGGCGCGCAGGCAAGCTATCTCAAGACATTGTCTGAGGAAGCCGGGGCGGAATTCGACGATACGCTGACGAAGGCGGATGCGTCCAAGCGGATCGACGCCCTGCAGGCGGAGACCGGGCGGGGAGCGTGA
- the ald gene encoding alanine dehydrogenase, giving the protein MRVGVPKEIKNHEYRVGLTPPSVAELVAAGHEVIVETNAGAGIDFADQDYVDVGARIVGTPADVFAQSDMIVKVKEPQASEIALLEPRHVLFTYLHLAADKPQAEGLMKSGATCIAYETVTSPRGGLPLLKPMSEVAGRMSVQVGAHYLEKEQGGRGVLLGGVPGVAPAKVAILGGGVSGVNAAQMAVGMRADVTIYDINNDRLAELDMFFSSQIKTAYASKAAIAAAVKNAHLVIGAVLVPGAAAPKLVTREMVKTMKRGAVLVDIAIDQGGCFETSHATTHQDPVFEVDGVIHYCVANMPGAVARTSAFALNNATLPFALKLANMGAEAAMKADPHLAAGLNVYKGKIAYKAVADDLDLAYEAWNG; this is encoded by the coding sequence ATGCGCGTCGGCGTGCCCAAGGAAATCAAGAACCACGAATATCGCGTGGGGCTCACCCCGCCGTCGGTGGCCGAACTGGTCGCCGCAGGTCACGAAGTCATTGTCGAGACGAACGCCGGCGCGGGCATCGACTTCGCCGACCAGGATTATGTCGACGTCGGCGCGCGCATCGTCGGTACGCCGGCGGACGTCTTCGCGCAGAGCGACATGATCGTGAAGGTCAAGGAGCCGCAGGCGAGCGAGATCGCGCTGCTCGAGCCGCGCCACGTGCTCTTCACCTACCTCCACCTCGCCGCCGACAAGCCGCAGGCCGAAGGGCTGATGAAGTCGGGCGCGACCTGCATCGCCTATGAAACGGTCACCTCCCCGCGCGGCGGCCTGCCGCTGCTGAAGCCGATGTCCGAGGTCGCCGGCCGCATGTCGGTCCAGGTCGGTGCGCATTACCTGGAGAAGGAACAGGGCGGTCGCGGCGTTCTGCTGGGCGGCGTTCCCGGCGTGGCGCCGGCCAAGGTTGCGATCCTGGGCGGCGGCGTATCGGGCGTGAACGCCGCGCAGATGGCCGTCGGCATGCGCGCGGACGTCACCATCTATGACATCAACAACGACCGCCTGGCTGAGCTGGACATGTTCTTCAGCTCGCAGATCAAGACGGCCTATGCATCGAAGGCGGCGATCGCCGCGGCGGTGAAGAACGCGCATCTCGTGATCGGCGCGGTACTGGTGCCGGGTGCGGCGGCGCCCAAGCTCGTCACCCGCGAGATGGTGAAGACGATGAAGCGCGGCGCGGTGCTGGTCGACATCGCGATCGACCAGGGCGGCTGTTTCGAAACCAGCCATGCCACGACTCATCAGGATCCGGTGTTCGAAGTCGATGGCGTCATTCATTATTGCGTCGCCAACATGCCGGGCGCGGTCGCCCGCACGTCGGCCTTCGCACTGAACAACGCGACCCTCCCCTTCGCGCTGAAGCTCGCGAACATGGGCGCCGAGGCCGCGATGAAGGCCGATCCGCACCTTGCCGCGGGGTTGAACGTGTACAAGGGCAAGATCGCATACAAGGCGGTCGCCGACGACCTCGACCTCGCCTACGAGGCGTGGAACGGATAA
- a CDS encoding Lrp/AsnC family transcriptional regulator encodes MQLDRIDSTILRIVAEDARLSVSQIAARVGLSQSACTRRMQALESSGRILGYGARLGRRALGFKVRALVDITLSTQVEEDLARFEAEVGAIPGVVACALVSGNQDYRLTIVCRDLDDYERLHREHLGRLPGVLTISSSFVLREVPTRGEADAIFGE; translated from the coding sequence ATGCAACTCGACCGTATCGACTCGACCATCCTGCGCATCGTCGCCGAGGATGCCCGCCTGTCCGTCAGCCAGATCGCAGCCCGCGTCGGCCTGTCGCAATCGGCCTGCACGCGCCGGATGCAGGCACTCGAGTCGTCGGGGCGGATCCTGGGCTACGGCGCCCGGCTCGGCCGTCGCGCGCTGGGGTTCAAGGTGCGTGCGCTGGTCGACATTACGCTGTCGACCCAGGTCGAGGAGGATCTGGCGCGGTTCGAGGCGGAGGTCGGGGCGATCCCCGGGGTCGTCGCCTGCGCGCTCGTGTCCGGCAACCAGGACTATCGCCTGACGATCGTCTGCCGCGACCTGGACGATTACGAACGGTTGCACCGCGAGCATCTGGGCCGGCTGCCCGGCGTGCTGACGATCAGCAGCAGCTTCGTCCTGCGCGAGGTTCCGACCCGGGGGGAGGCCGATGCGATCTTCGGGGAGTAG
- a CDS encoding potassium transporter Kup, translated as MARLALGAIGVVYGDIGTSPLYAMKEVFVGHHPLTVDQLHIFGVISLMFWSLMLIVTLKYVLLILRADNNGEGGSLALLALIQRQSGHGKRWGPSLVILGVLATALFFGDCMITPAISVLSAVEGLSTVQAGFDGWVLPIAIGIIVALFYLQSIGTARVGKVFGPIMLLYFVTLAVLGLINIFHRPDVLMALNPIWAVRFAMNDGTLAFLALGSVVLCVTGAEALYADMGHFGRRPIQFAWAMPVLPALMLNYLGQGALLLDNPAAAENPFFFMASEDFRLPLVILATMATVIASQAVITGAYSVVQQAVQLGLMPRIRIDHTSASEAGQIYIPVINWALLAMVLLLILGFQESSNLAAAYGIAVTGTMFITTCMMGVLFRRVWGWPVPIVALFIGVFVLIDGLYFASNLTKVPDGGWFPLLVGIIIFVLLTTWARGRALMIERLAEAAMPVKIFIQSAASSATRVPGTAVFMTSTADGVPHALLHNLKHNKVIHERVILLTVKIADVPFVPETKRVTQDDLGKGFHRMVLKFGFMQEPDVPSALKLVGKDKCGEFRMMDTSFFLARQTLLPSEKPAMALWREHLFAWMLRNAESAMEFFRLPTNRVVELGSQVEI; from the coding sequence CTGGCCCGGCTCGCGTTGGGGGCGATCGGCGTCGTTTACGGCGATATCGGCACGAGTCCGCTCTATGCGATGAAGGAAGTGTTCGTCGGTCATCACCCCCTGACCGTCGATCAGCTTCACATCTTCGGCGTCATCAGCCTGATGTTCTGGTCGCTGATGCTGATCGTGACGTTGAAATACGTCCTGCTCATCCTGCGTGCCGACAACAATGGCGAGGGCGGCAGCCTCGCGCTGCTCGCGCTGATCCAGCGCCAGAGCGGTCACGGCAAGCGCTGGGGCCCGAGCCTGGTGATCCTGGGCGTTCTGGCGACCGCATTGTTCTTCGGCGACTGCATGATCACCCCGGCGATTTCGGTGCTGTCGGCGGTCGAGGGGCTGTCGACCGTCCAGGCCGGGTTCGACGGCTGGGTGCTGCCGATCGCCATCGGGATCATCGTCGCGCTGTTCTATCTGCAGTCGATCGGCACGGCGCGGGTCGGCAAGGTCTTCGGACCGATCATGCTCCTCTATTTCGTCACGCTCGCGGTGCTGGGGTTGATCAACATCTTCCACCGCCCCGACGTGCTGATGGCGCTCAATCCGATCTGGGCGGTGCGCTTCGCGATGAACGACGGGACGTTGGCGTTCCTGGCGCTCGGCTCGGTCGTACTGTGCGTGACGGGGGCCGAGGCGCTCTACGCCGACATGGGCCATTTCGGCCGCCGCCCGATTCAGTTCGCCTGGGCGATGCCGGTGCTGCCGGCGCTGATGCTCAACTATCTGGGGCAGGGCGCACTGCTGCTCGACAATCCGGCGGCGGCGGAAAATCCGTTCTTCTTCATGGCAAGTGAAGACTTCCGCCTGCCGCTCGTCATCCTGGCGACGATGGCGACCGTCATCGCCAGCCAGGCGGTCATCACCGGTGCCTATTCGGTCGTCCAGCAGGCCGTGCAGCTGGGGCTGATGCCGCGGATTCGCATCGATCACACCAGCGCGTCGGAGGCCGGGCAGATTTATATCCCGGTCATCAACTGGGCGTTGCTGGCGATGGTGCTGCTGCTGATCCTCGGCTTCCAGGAATCGTCCAACCTCGCCGCCGCTTATGGCATCGCGGTCACGGGGACGATGTTCATCACCACCTGCATGATGGGCGTGCTGTTCCGTCGCGTGTGGGGCTGGCCGGTCCCGATCGTGGCGTTGTTCATCGGCGTCTTCGTGCTGATCGATGGCCTTTATTTTGCGTCCAACCTGACGAAGGTGCCCGATGGGGGCTGGTTCCCGCTCCTCGTCGGGATCATCATCTTCGTTCTGCTAACGACTTGGGCCCGGGGCCGCGCGTTGATGATCGAGCGGCTGGCGGAAGCGGCGATGCCGGTGAAGATCTTCATCCAGTCCGCGGCCAGTTCGGCGACGCGGGTGCCCGGGACGGCGGTCTTCATGACGTCGACCGCGGACGGCGTGCCGCACGCGCTGCTCCACAATCTGAAGCATAACAAGGTCATCCACGAGCGTGTCATTCTGCTGACCGTCAAGATCGCCGACGTTCCGTTCGTGCCGGAGACGAAGCGGGTGACCCAGGATGACCTCGGCAAGGGCTTTCACCGTATGGTCCTGAAGTTCGGCTTCATGCAGGAACCCGACGTCCCGAGCGCGCTGAAGCTGGTCGGCAAGGACAAGTGCGGCGAATTCCGGATGATGGACACCAGCTTCTTCCTGGCCCGCCAGACTTTGCTGCCGTCGGAAAAGCCGGCGATGGCACTGTGGCGCGAGCATCTCTTCGCCTGGATGCTGCGCAACGCGGAAAGCGCGATGGAATTCTTCCGCCTGCCGACCAATCGGGTGGTGGAGCTGGGGAGCCAGGTGGAGATCTGA
- a CDS encoding glycosyltransferase family 4 protein, with the protein MSQPLNILHLHSSFSLGGKEARAVRLMNAFGDRARHTIVSGVPDQLGARDAIARGIKYEIAQNPPPLTGSPSVARFEAIAKFMARFDLVLTYNWGAIDGVMARRVFSKGMPPLIHHEDGFNADEALRLNRKRNYYRRFALPATHALVVPSHQLERIALDIWKQPKGRVLRISNGIPTGLYAAKPDPKAIPGLVKRNGDFVVGTVAGLREVKDIPALVRAFGGLPGKAKLVVVGEGPEEGAIRDAADAMFLGDQLIMPGFLRDPYRYIGLFDVFALSSRSEQQPIVVMEAMAAGLPIVAPPVGDVAEMVAPENHHYLAPDRREVVLRDRIQMLQSRPDERARVGHANQARARQLFDESAMIAAYARLYADAAGRSGALG; encoded by the coding sequence ATGTCCCAGCCCCTCAACATCCTCCACCTCCATTCCAGCTTCTCGCTGGGCGGCAAGGAAGCGCGCGCGGTTCGGCTGATGAACGCGTTCGGGGACCGGGCGCGTCACACGATCGTCTCGGGCGTACCCGACCAGCTCGGCGCCCGCGATGCCATCGCCAGGGGGATCAAATACGAGATCGCGCAGAACCCGCCGCCGTTGACGGGAAGCCCCTCGGTCGCGCGGTTCGAAGCCATTGCCAAGTTCATGGCGCGGTTCGACCTCGTCCTGACCTACAATTGGGGCGCGATCGATGGCGTGATGGCCAGGCGTGTCTTTTCCAAAGGCATGCCGCCGCTGATCCATCACGAGGATGGGTTCAACGCCGACGAGGCGCTGCGCCTGAACCGCAAGCGCAACTATTATCGCCGCTTCGCACTGCCGGCTACCCATGCGCTGGTCGTCCCGAGTCATCAGCTGGAACGGATCGCGCTGGATATCTGGAAGCAACCGAAGGGGCGGGTGCTCCGCATCTCGAACGGCATTCCCACCGGGCTCTATGCGGCCAAACCCGATCCGAAGGCGATCCCCGGTCTCGTCAAGCGCAACGGTGATTTCGTCGTCGGAACCGTGGCGGGGCTGCGCGAGGTGAAGGACATCCCCGCCCTTGTCCGCGCATTCGGCGGCCTGCCGGGCAAGGCGAAGCTGGTCGTCGTCGGTGAGGGGCCGGAGGAAGGCGCGATTCGCGATGCGGCCGACGCCATGTTCCTCGGCGACCAGCTGATCATGCCCGGTTTCCTGCGCGACCCGTACCGCTACATCGGCCTGTTCGATGTCTTCGCGCTATCGTCGCGGTCCGAACAACAGCCGATCGTGGTGATGGAGGCGATGGCCGCCGGATTACCGATCGTGGCGCCGCCGGTCGGAGACGTGGCCGAAATGGTCGCGCCCGAGAACCACCATTATCTCGCCCCCGACCGGCGCGAGGTCGTGCTGCGCGACCGCATCCAGATGCTGCAGAGCCGGCCGGACGAACGCGCCCGAGTCGGGCACGCGAACCAAGCGCGGGCACGCCAATTGTTCGACGAGTCGGCGATGATTGCCGCCTATGCCAGGCTTTACGCCGATGCCGCCGGTCGATCGGGCGCACTTGGCTGA
- a CDS encoding nitronate monooxygenase, giving the protein MFKGLTPINYGGREVWPLVEGGKGVAATNHMSAGAWAAAGGIGTVSAVNADSYDPEGKIIPQIYHALTRRARHEELIEYAIEGAVQQVKRAWDIAGGKGAININVLWEMGGAQRVLHGVLERTRGLVAGVTCGAGMPYKLSEIAASYNVSYLPIVSSGRAFRALWKRAYSKAANWLAAVVYEDPWLAGGHNGLSNAEDPLKPQDPYPRVKELRDVMREGGISDDVPIVMAGGVWYLRDWSDWIDNPELGKIAFQFGTRPLLTQESPIPPEWKAKLMEIEPGEVLLHRFSPTGFYSSAVRNPFLRNLEARSERQIAFSSQQAGDHTHQLDVGVKGKNFWVTLGDLMRAREWYGHGFTDALKTPDNTLVFVTPEEKATIRKDQADCMGCLSQCAFSSWADTETNSTGRLADPRSFCIQKTLQDIAHGGPTDQNLMFAGHAAYNFKKDPFYSNGFVPTVKQLVDRILTGD; this is encoded by the coding sequence GTGTTCAAGGGCTTGACGCCGATTAACTATGGCGGTCGCGAGGTTTGGCCGCTGGTCGAAGGCGGAAAAGGCGTCGCCGCGACGAACCATATGTCGGCGGGCGCCTGGGCGGCGGCCGGCGGGATCGGCACGGTGTCGGCGGTGAACGCCGACAGCTACGATCCCGAAGGCAAGATCATCCCCCAGATCTATCATGCGCTGACGCGTCGCGCCCGGCACGAGGAGCTGATCGAATACGCGATCGAAGGTGCCGTCCAGCAGGTGAAGCGCGCCTGGGACATCGCCGGCGGTAAGGGTGCGATCAACATCAACGTTCTGTGGGAGATGGGCGGGGCGCAGCGCGTGCTGCACGGCGTCCTCGAACGCACCCGCGGGCTTGTCGCCGGCGTGACCTGTGGCGCGGGCATGCCGTACAAGCTGAGCGAGATCGCCGCTTCCTACAATGTCAGCTATCTGCCGATCGTCAGCTCCGGCCGCGCGTTCCGCGCGCTATGGAAACGCGCCTATTCTAAGGCGGCGAACTGGCTGGCGGCCGTGGTCTATGAGGATCCCTGGCTCGCCGGCGGGCACAATGGTCTGTCGAATGCCGAAGACCCGCTGAAGCCGCAGGACCCCTATCCGCGCGTCAAGGAATTGCGTGACGTGATGCGCGAAGGCGGGATCAGCGACGATGTGCCGATCGTGATGGCCGGTGGCGTCTGGTATCTGCGCGACTGGAGCGACTGGATCGACAATCCCGAACTTGGCAAGATCGCCTTTCAGTTCGGCACCCGCCCGCTGCTGACGCAGGAAAGCCCCATTCCGCCGGAATGGAAGGCCAAGCTGATGGAGATCGAACCCGGCGAGGTTTTGCTCCATCGCTTCTCGCCGACCGGCTTCTATTCATCTGCGGTCCGCAACCCGTTCCTGCGCAACCTCGAAGCGCGTTCCGAACGCCAGATCGCCTTTTCGTCGCAGCAGGCGGGCGACCATACCCATCAGCTCGACGTCGGCGTGAAGGGAAAGAATTTCTGGGTGACGCTGGGCGACCTGATGCGCGCTCGCGAATGGTATGGCCATGGCTTCACGGACGCACTGAAGACCCCGGACAATACGCTCGTCTTCGTGACGCCCGAGGAAAAGGCGACGATCCGCAAGGACCAGGCTGACTGCATGGGCTGCCTCAGCCAGTGCGCGTTTTCGTCCTGGGCCGATACCGAGACGAATTCGACGGGGCGCCTCGCCGATCCGCGCAGCTTCTGCATTCAAAAGACGCTGCAGGACATCGCGCACGGTGGCCCGACCGATCAGAACCTGATGTTCGCCGGCCACGCCGCCTATAACTTCAAGAAGGACCCCTTCTATTCGAACGGGTTCGTACCGACGGTGAAGCAACTGGTCGATCGTATCCTGACCGGCGACTGA